Proteins encoded within one genomic window of Sebastes fasciatus isolate fSebFas1 chromosome 18, fSebFas1.pri, whole genome shotgun sequence:
- the chrm5b gene encoding muscarinic acetylcholine receptor M5b, giving the protein MDAPSPNSTNTSRVAPFNVWEVITIATVSAIVSLITIVGNVLVLLSFKVNSQLKTVNNYYLLSLAFADLIIGVLSMNLYTTYILMGYWSLGNLACDLWLAVDYVASNASVMNLLVISFDRYFSITRPLTYRAKRTPKRAAIMIGLAWLVSFVLWAPPILCWQYFVGKRNVQPDQCQIQFLREPVITFGTAIAAFYIPVSVMTILYCRIYKETQRRTKDLAELQGLKTESVLEGTKPQKTLIRSCFHFTRERRDRSQASWSSSNQSNATKMTTRSDDAWAKADQVTSFNSYSSSEEEEQHVSIETPQGSFKEQGSGQSNKNGQVGDYTDDLYFSTPQKKSSQKRLSYKFRPGSSSKGKNGKPVIATPPLPKEEPPTKNASPSSSTTSKPIDPVLKNQITKRKRMVLVKEKKAAQTLSAILLAFILTWTPYNIMVLISTFCVDCIPTSLWHLGYWLCYVNSTINPMCYALCNKTFQKTFRMLLLCQWRKRRRGEDKLYWCGQNPNVNNKMT; this is encoded by the coding sequence ATGGATGCACCTTCCCCAAACAGCACCAACACATCACGCGTGGCTCCCTTCAACGTCTGGGAGGTTATAACCATCGCTACGGTGTCGGCCATCGTCAGCTTGATAACTATTGTTGGTAACGTGCTGGTGTTGCTGTCCTTCAAGGTCAACAGCCAGCTCAAGACTGTAAACAACTACTACCTACTGAGTCTGGCGTTCGCTGACCTCATCATAGGAGTGTTGTCCATGAACTTGTACACCACATATATCCTGATGGGCTACTGGTCCTTGGGAAACCTCGCATGTGATCTCTGGCTAGCAGTGGATTATGTAGCCAGCAATGCTTCGGTTATGAACTTGCTCGTCATCAGCTTCGACAGGTACTTCTCCATCACAAGGCCGCTGACTTACAGGGCTAAAAGGACTCCGAAGAGAGCAGCCATCATGATCGGCCTCGCGTGGCTGGTGTCTTTTGTCCTCTGGGCGCCTCCCATTCTGTGCTGGCAGTACTTCGTAGGAAAGAGAAACGTGCAACCTGACCAGTGCCAGATCCAGTTTTTACGAGAGCCTGTGATCACATTTGGGACAGCCATTGCGGCGTTCTACATCCCCGTGTCTGTTATGACCATCCTTTACTGTCGGATCTACAAGGAGACGCAGAGGCGGACCAAGGATCTGGCAGAGCTGCAAGGGCTCAAGACTGAAAGTGTTCTGGAGGGGACTAAACCGCAGAAAACTCTCATTCGCTCTTGCTTTCATTTcaccagagagaggagggaccGGAGTCAGGCCTCCTGGTCCTCATCTAACCAAAGTAACGCCACCAAAATGACCACTAGATCAGACGACGCGTGGGCCAAAGCAGATCAGGTCACCTCCTTTAACAGCTACTCTTCAtctgaagaggaggagcagcatgtttCAATAGAAACCCCGCAGGGATCTTTCAAAGAGCAAGGTAGTGGACAAAGTAATAAGAACGGACAGGTGGGTGATTATACAGACGATCTGTACTTCTCCACTCCTCAGAAGAAGAGCAGTCAAAAACGCCTCTCTTATAAATTCAGACCCGGCTCTAGCTCGAAGGGTAAAAACGGCAAACCTGTAATCGCCACGCCCCCCCTGCCTAAAGAAGAACCGCCCACCAAAAACGCCTCCccgtcctcctccaccacctccaaaCCCATCGACCCCGTCCTGAAGAACCAGATCAccaagaggaagaggatggtgctggtgaaggagaagaaggCGGCTCAGACTCTCAGTGCCATCCTCCTGGCCTTCATCCTCACGTGGACGCCGTACAACATCATGGTGCTCATCTCCACTTTCTGCGTCGACTGCATCCCCACGTCGCTGTGGCATCTGGGCTACTGGCTGTGCTACGTCAACAGCACCATCAACCCCATGTGCTACGCCCTCTGCAACAAGACCTTCCAGAAGACCTTCCGCATGCTGCTGCTCTGccagtggaggaagaggaggagaggcgagGACAAGCTGTACTGGTGTGGACAAAACCCAAACGTCAACAACAAAATGACTTGA